The Nitrospinota bacterium genomic sequence GGGCTCTGGCCAACTCCACTCACTTGGAAAATCTGACATCGCTTTCCCTGGAAAATAATTTAATCACGGACCAGGGGGCAAAAATCATAGCCACATCAGAAACCTTCTCCAACCTGACAACCCTCAATTTGTATCGAAACCAAGTACAGGATGCCGGTGCCGTTGCCATTTCCGAATCCAATGTTTTAGTCAATCTCATCGAATTGAATTTAAACTATAACCAGATTCGGGATGAAGGAGCCGTTCGTTTGACGACCTCGCGGGAACTGAAGCATATTGAGCAAATCGGTCTGGCGTATAATCCTCTAGGAAAAGACGGGCAGGAGGCGTGGCACCGATTTAAAGTCGTCCGTAAACTGGATGAATTGCAAAAGCAGAACCAGTTGCATGAGATGGGAAAATTTATTCTCGGGGATATGGGGGTGTTTGCTCTGCTGGATTTGCCCTATGCCTCGGATCTCAAGGAGCTGGATTTGCACGGTAACGATTTGAGCGATCGTGCAATTGTGGCGATGGCACGTTCTCCGAAACTTAGCGGTCTTGTTGCCTTGAATCTGGCGAGCAATAATATCACCGATGTGGGAGCCAGGGCATTGGCTGAATCGAAGACCCTCACAAATTTGAAAGCTCTCAATCTAAATTTCAACCACATCGGGGACCCCGGAGCCAAGGCGATTGCGCAATCCCAGGTACTTTCCAAACTGGAATCTCTGAAACTGGGGCAAAACAGGATAGGCAGTGAAGGCGCTGTGGCTTTGGAGGAGTCCACCGTGCTGACCAAACTCATACATCCTATTTTTGGGTTTTACTGACTTTCCCTATTTACTTCAGACGTACTCCAAGAATAGAAGCAGAACGAAATCAAGGCTTACGCTACTCTTTTTTGAAGGGAGCGTGGAAGGGATTGTAATGTTGTGGTAACATTAGAGGGAAGAATGTTTGTGTACTAACCTATTGAAAAATGAGGTTTAAATTTGCAAATTCTGGATTTTGAAAGAGACATATTTGCCCTGGAAAAGCAGATCCAGGATCTGGTTTCCTTGTCACACATGTACGACAGCGTGGGCGACATCACTCACGAAATCGCTAAGCTCAAGAAAAAGCTAAGGCATATGAAGCACGATGTCTTTGCCAACCTGAAAGGCTGGCAAAAGACTCAGGTTGCCCGACACTCGGACCGGCCTTATACGCTGGATTATCTTGACCGGATTTTTACAGATTTTCAAGAACTGCATGGAGACCGTCATGGCGGCTATGGTCCTTCCATCGTGGCAGGCCTGGCCAAATTTGATGACCAATCCGTGATGGTGATCGGCCACCAAAAAGGCAGGGAACCTGCAGAAAAAATCCGCCGGAATTTCGGCATGTCTCAGCCTGCGGGGTACCGCAAGGCCCTGCGATTGATGAAACTGGCGGAGAAATTTGATGTGCCTGTCATCACTCTCATAGATACCCCTGGCGCTTATCCGGGAATCGACGCTGAAGAAAAAGGCCAGTCGGAAGCCATCGCGACCAACATGTACAATATGATCAATCTAAAAGTTCCCATCATCGTGGTTGTGATCGGCGAAGGAGGGTCGGGAGGGGCGCTGGCCATCGGTGTGGGGGACCGGATATTAATGCTGGAGCATTCCGTTTACTCAGTGATTTCACCGGAAGGGTGCGCTTCTATCTTGTGGGGCGATAAAAAGAAAGTGGAACAGGCAGCGGAAGCCTTGTGCATGACGGCTAGCAGTCTTTTGAAGATGAATGTCATCGATGAAATTGTCCGCGAGCCTCTGGGGGGCGCTCATCGAAATCATAAGCAGGCGGCTATTAGTTTAAGAAAAGCGCTTCGCACCAATTTGAAGACGCTGATTAACTCTTCTCCCGAAGAACTCGTTCAGCAGAGGTACGAAAAGTTTCGCGCCATGGGCGCTTTTGCTAAAGATGAAGGATAAGAATCTTCCTTTTTAAAGTTAATATCTAATGCACGGTTTGATCAACGTCCTAAAGTCACGCTTTGCGTTAAAACACTTTAGACCCGCCAAATGACAAACCAAAAATTTTTTTCCGTTCTCCTGTTGGTTTATGCATTGGTGTTTATTTGGTCTGCTATCAGCTTTCATGACGCATTCACTTGGTTTCTG encodes the following:
- a CDS encoding acetyl-CoA carboxylase carboxyltransferase subunit alpha — translated: MQILDFERDIFALEKQIQDLVSLSHMYDSVGDITHEIAKLKKKLRHMKHDVFANLKGWQKTQVARHSDRPYTLDYLDRIFTDFQELHGDRHGGYGPSIVAGLAKFDDQSVMVIGHQKGREPAEKIRRNFGMSQPAGYRKALRLMKLAEKFDVPVITLIDTPGAYPGIDAEEKGQSEAIATNMYNMINLKVPIIVVVIGEGGSGGALAIGVGDRILMLEHSVYSVISPEGCASILWGDKKKVEQAAEALCMTASSLLKMNVIDEIVREPLGGAHRNHKQAAISLRKALRTNLKTLINSSPEELVQQRYEKFRAMGAFAKDEG